The Micromonospora violae DNA segment GAGGTCGAGGTGGCGTTCCGGTGGGGCACCGGCTACGAACGCACCGTCGAGTGCTTCACCAACACCATCCGCAACGCGCACGGCGGCACCCACCGCAAGGGTTTCGAGCGGGCCCTCGTCCGCGCGCTCGCCGACGCGATCCGCAACACCCGTGGTCTGCTCAAGGCCAAGGAGGAGCCCCCCACCCTGGACGACGTCCTGGAGGGGATGACGGCGGTGGTGCACGTGCGGATCCCGGAGCCGCAGTTCACCTCGCAGACCAAGGACGAGCTCTCCACCACCGGCATCACCAAGGTGCTCCAGTCCCTGGTCGACGCGCACGTCAAGGCCTGGCTGGAGGACCGACGCACCAAGGCCGAGGCGCGCACCGTCCTCCAGAAGATCGTCGACGCGGCCCGGGTGCGCCTGACCCAGAAGCAACAGAAGGACGCCGCCCGGCGCAAGACCGCCCTGGAGGGCGCGTCCATGCCGCCGAAGCTCGTCGACTGCCGGGCCACCGGCATCGACCGCAGCGAGCTGTTCATCGTCGAGGGTGACAGCGCCCTGGGCACGAGCCGGATGGCGCGTTCCTCGGAATACCAGGCGCTGCTGCCGATCCGGGGCAAGATCCTCAACGTCCAGAAGGCCAACCTCCAGCAGGTGCTGGACAATGCCGAGTGCGCCGCCATCGTGCAGGTCCTCGGGGCCGGCTCGGGCCGGACCTTCGACCTCGCCGCGCTGCGCTACGGCCGCGTGCTGATCATGGCTGACGCCGACGTGGACGGCGCGCACATCCGTACCCTGCTGATCACCCTCTTCGCCCGCTACATGCGGCCGCTGATCGAGGCCGGTCGGCTCTACGCGGCGATGCCGCCCCTCCACAAGATCACCACCAAGGGGCGCAGCCCGCAGACGACCTACACCTACACCCAGGCCGAGATGGAGGCGACGGTCCGCAAGCTGGAGAAGGCCGGCAAGCAGATCGTCACTCCCATCCCACGGTTCAAGGGTCTCGGTGAGATGGACGCCGACGAGTTGTGGGACACCACGATGAACCCGGCCACCCGTGCCGTTCGCCGGATCACCCTCGACGACGTCGACGCCGCCGAACGCATCCTCGAACTGTTGATGGGCGAGAAGGTCGAGCCGCGCCGCAACTGGCTCATCGACTCCGCCGACCGCGTCGACCGCGATGCGATCGACGCATGATCACCTGTCTTGTCCAAGGGGAGAGCTGAGTCATGGCACGCCGCAAGGAAAACAAGGTCGACCTCTCCTCGTTCGACCAGGCCGGCGCGCGGGTCTTCGACAACCCGCTGGTCACCGAGGTCTCCGACTCCTACCTGGAGTACGCGTTCTCGGTCATCCACTCCCGCGCCCTGCCCGACGCCCGCGACGGCCTCAAGCCCGTGCACCGGCGCATCCTCTGGTCGATGTACGAGCAGGGCTACCGCCCGGATCGCGGGCACGTGAAGTCTGCCCGAATTGTCGGGGATGCGATGGGCAAGTATCATCCACACGGCGACACGGC contains these protein-coding regions:
- a CDS encoding DNA gyrase/topoisomerase IV subunit B; protein product: MTAEPDTLYGADDLTHLEGLDAVRKRPGMYIGSTDSRGVGHLVNEILDNSTDEGVAGHASHVEVILHPDGSVQVDDDGRGIPTDVHAKSGISGVELVLTRLHAGGKFGGSGYKTSGGLHGVGASAVNALSRRFDVTVRRAGKVHAMSFRHGVPGIFDGDGPDAPFTPGPGLQVIGAMKRGQRTGTSIRWWHDARYFETGAALDVDAVRMKLRNTAFLVPGVTYLLRDLTGEAPAEERFHFPNGLSDMVEFLAPAGDRPVSGILLVNGEGTYRENAADANGVMQSNVQRRAEVEVAFRWGTGYERTVECFTNTIRNAHGGTHRKGFERALVRALADAIRNTRGLLKAKEEPPTLDDVLEGMTAVVHVRIPEPQFTSQTKDELSTTGITKVLQSLVDAHVKAWLEDRRTKAEARTVLQKIVDAARVRLTQKQQKDAARRKTALEGASMPPKLVDCRATGIDRSELFIVEGDSALGTSRMARSSEYQALLPIRGKILNVQKANLQQVLDNAECAAIVQVLGAGSGRTFDLAALRYGRVLIMADADVDGAHIRTLLITLFARYMRPLIEAGRLYAAMPPLHKITTKGRSPQTTYTYTQAEMEATVRKLEKAGKQIVTPIPRFKGLGEMDADELWDTTMNPATRAVRRITLDDVDAAERILELLMGEKVEPRRNWLIDSADRVDRDAIDA